Within Oribacterium sp. oral taxon 102, the genomic segment CCATTGCCGCCTTCATCAAACCCATACTGACCTCCTTAACAGAAATGATACTCCTCTGGTCATATAGTACGTCATATAAAGAAATATTGCAAAAGAAATCTCTTTTTTTGTCAGTTTTTTGTCAGTTTTCTCCGAATTCCCCCGATTTCTGATCGGGGGAGCCCTGCGGAGGATCGCGGGGCGAAGACCTGCGACGTCCCTCTATTGAAGAGCTTAGGGCGGTTCGGAGGTAACAGCTAAGGTAAGCAGGCGCCCCTATTCGCAATTCGTTAGCTTCCTGTATCTTTTTTCGGGAGAAACTGCTAAGATAGGTTGTTTGGAATCGGAATGGAGAGAGAAAATGGGATATCTGGCAAAGGAAATCAGTCTGTCGGAGCTCGAGGCAATGGAGCCGGGAAGCTATCGTCTGATCGATGTTCGGGAGGAGGAGGACTTCCAGTCGGGCAAGCTGCCTGACGCGGTTCGCGTCGATCTTATCGCGATCGCGGATGGAACGCATCGGCTCCCGAAGGACAGGAAGCTCGTGCTCTACTGCAAGTACGGCACGCTGTCCCTGCAGGCTGCGGAGGCACTCTGTGAGCAGGGCTATGAAGCGTACAGCCTCGCCGGAGGCTATGGAAAATGGCTGCTCCAGCAGCTTCATCGCGATCTCGACTCGGAGACGCGCCGGGAGGAAATCGAGAAAAGTCTCCGGAAAAAGTTCCGGAAATCAATCTTCACCCCCTTTGCGAAGGCGATCAACGATTACAAGCTGCTTCGCGAGGGCGACCGTGTCGCAGTCTGCATCTCCGGCGGCAAGGACTCCATGCTCATGGCGAAGCTCTTTCAGGAGCTTCGACGGCACAACAAGTTCCCCTTCGAGCTGTGCTTCCTCTGCATGGATCCGGGCTACAATGCCGACAACCGCCGGATCATCGAGCAGAACGCTACGCTGCTGGGGATCCCTCTGTCCTTCTTCGAAACGGATATCTTCGACGCGGTCTACGATATCCCGGACTCTCCCTGCTACGTCTGCGCGCGAATGCGCCGCGGACACCTCTATCACAAGGCGCGGGAGCTTGGCTGCAACAAGATCGCGCTTGGGCATCATTTCGACGATGTGATCGAGACCACGCTGATGGGAATGCTGTACAGCGGACAGTTCCAGACCATGATGCCGAAGCTGCATTCCACCAACTTTGAGGGAATGGAGCTGATCCGTCCGCTCTACTATGTGCGGGAGGAGGACATCAAGCATTGGCGGGATTACAATCACCTGAATTTCATCCAATGCGCCTGCCGTTTCACCGATACCTGCACGACCTGCCACACCGACGGTACGACCAGCTCGAAACGGCTCGAAACAAAGAAGCTCATCCGGGAGCTCCGGAAAAGCAATCCCTTCGTCGAAAAAAACATCTTCCGCTCTACAGAAAATGTTTCCCTCAATACCGTACTCGGCATCAAAAAGGACGGTGTGAAGCACAGCTTCCTCGAGTGGTATGAGTGAAGGCGTTTGCATCAGGCAAACGCCGGAGCGAGCTGCCACGCGGCAAAGCCGCGGGGTTCTGCGAAGCAGAATTCACGGAGGGCTTCCGGCCCGAAGTGAACCCGGCATAGAAATCCGCCATCAGGCAGCCGCCGGAGCATGATAACTTCCAGACAGAGCACAACCCGGGCAGACTCCTGCAATATACTCCCATGCCGAAAACTTCGGCACTGCCAAGCCTGTAAGTCCTGCGCGCTGCTCCGCTTCTTCGAAGCTCTCGCATCGCCAACAGCTATTCTCAAATCGCGCCGCTCTCTTCGTTCGCGGCGCTTTTTTGCTCATAGCTGTTGTCCCGTCAGATGCCGGAATGTCCGCTCATGCAAGCATGGCGTCCATTCCGGCGCCTGACGGGGGACTTATACAATAGATTTCAGGAAAAGGATGAGCATGATGAACGGCGCGACGTAGCGGATCATCGCCGCGTAGAGCCTTTTCCTCCCGAAAGGATGCCCGCTGGACTCCATTTCCCGGATAATCCACTGCGGCCCGACGACCCAGCCGATCAGAATGCAGGACAGGAGCGAGATGAAGGGCATCATAACACTGTTGCTGATATAGTCCATGATATCCAGAAGCTGCCCGACAGAACCGTTCGGCAGCTTCACTTCTACATAGAAAACGCTGTAGCCGAGCGCAATGACGGCGCTTGCCGCCATATAGATTCCGGTCAGTACAAGCGTCGTCCTTTTCCTGCCGCTGTGAAAAAGCTCCATGCAGTTTGCCGTAATGGACTCCAGCACAGAGATGCAGGAGGTCAGTGTCGCAAGCGCCGCCATCAGGAAGAACAGCAGTCCGATCAGCGTCCCTGCCCGCCCCATGGCATAGAAAACCTTCGGGAGGGAAACGAACATCAGAGAGGGACCCGCCCCCATTCCCTCCGTCCCGGAAAATACATAGATCGCCGGAATAATCATCGCGCCTGCCAGAAGCGCTACCACAGTATCGAAGAGCTCGATCTGGAGAACAGAATGTCCCAGATTCACCTCCGGCTTCACATAGGAACCGTAGGTAATCATGATTCCCATGGAGACGCTCAGGGAGAAAAAGAGCTGGCTCATCGCATCCAGCAGAATCTGCAGGAAACGCGGCAGCGTCAGTCCGGCAAGATTCGGACGCAGGTACTGCAAAAGTCCCGAAAAACCGGTTCGCACACTGCCGTCCTCCGCCGCAGTGCGGAGGGAAAGCACGAAAAGCGCGATGCCGAGCACCATCAGGAGCAGCAGCGGCATACAGAAGCGGGAAACCCGTTCAATCCCTCCCTCTACGCCAAAGTACACAATCCACGAGGTCAGCGCCATGAACAGAAGTGCGAAAAAAAGTGATGCCGTCGGGGAACTGAGGAAGCTGCCGAAGAATCCGCTGTCTGCCGCCGCTCTCCCCTCCCCTGCGAGGTATACCACGATATAACGGCTGATCCAGCCGCCGATCACCGCATAGTAGGTCATGATCAGCACCGGCACTAGAAAGGTCAGAATGCCGAGGAAGCGCCACTCCGGCACCATGGCGGCATAGGCGCGAATCGCACTTTTCTTCGTCCGTCTGCCAATGGCGAGATCGGAGGTCAGCAGCGTGAAGCCGAAGCTCACGACCAGCAGAAGATAGATCAGAATGAAGAGTCCCCCTCCATCCTTCGCCGCAAGATAGGGAAAGCGCCAGAGATTCCCTACCCCCACCGCGCTGCCCGCCGCCGCCATCACGAAGCCCAGCTGTCCGCTGAAGCTGCTTTTTTTTTCGTTCATCCTTCCCCCTCCGATCATTGATTCGAGAGCCTATCCTAACAGATATTTCCGTTTCCTGCAAATTATGATGGTTTCATTTCCTGAAATATATTGTGCTTTTTGTTTCATCATATTAGAATATATCTGTATTTCGAAGCGTTCTCTTTGGATTTTTCGCAGAAAGAGGCAAAAAAGGATAGTATTATGATAAGTACGCCAAGGATCGCGCGCAAGCGATACGAGAGAATAAATGAAAGAGCCGGGAGGATGAATGAAGGAGCTGAGTCAACATATCGGAAGCCGCATCAGAATGTACCGGAGGGTACAGGGAATGAGCCTGCAGGAGCTCGCCGCGCGCATTCACAAGAGCCGCGCCAGCGTCAGCAAGTATGAAAACGGAGAGGTCGTGCTGGATGTCGAGACGCTGTACGAGATCAGCAGGGCGCTCCATGTCGAGCTCTGCCAGCTGACCGACCTCATGCCCCCGCAGGAAAAGCCGCCGGTTGCAAAGCCCCTGCCCCTTTCCGGCCGGAAAAGCCCCTTCTATGAGGCGAAGCGGCTCTACTTTTATTTTTATGACGGCAGATACCGGCGGCTGAAGGACGGCATCATCGACATCTTCCCCTCCAGAACCAAACCGGGCAGCACGGAAGCAAGCTTCTCCATCAGCAGCATCACAGGGAGCGGCAGAAGCAGTGAAAGCCTCTACAGCGGCAGCGTCACCTACAGCGATATGCTGATCCGCTTCTCCTTCGTGAATCAGCTCAACCCCCTCGAGGAGGACCTGCTCTATATCTTCAACCCGCTGGAGCTAAGGGACTACTCCGAGGGTTTGCTCTGCGGCATTTCCAGCGCCGACTTCATGCCCTGCGCCTTCAAATGCCTCGTCACGCTCTCCCCGCAGGAGGCGGACAGAGCGCTGCGGCAGCAGCTGATGATCACCACGAAGGATGTAAACCGCTGGAAAAAGCTGAATATGATGCTGATCGACAATCATGGAAACTGAAAGCTCCGATCAGATAAGCAAACGAATTCGATGCAGTGATTGAGAAGGGGGCGACAATCACAGCAGCCGAAAGCTCCGGTCACGCTTCCTCCCGGATCTTCCGATCCGTCCATGCGTCGATTGCGGCCTTTAAGCGTCGAAGATAGGGGGAAAACTGCACATCCTCTTCGCCGTAGCGCTTCTGAAGCTCGTACTCCAGCGGCAGCCAGCTGCGGATATCCGCCTCATTATGGGAGATCACTGCCTCCAGACGATCCAGCGCCTTGTAGAGCTTCGCCTCCCTGCTCGAGAGCTTCCCCATCTCCGAGAGCAGCGCGCGCCATTCCGTGCGCTGCGGCTCCGGAAAATCCCCCACCCAACGCTCCATGACAGACGCTTCCTTCTCCGCATCCTCCTCCGTCTTGTTAAAGGTGGGGATGTCCCCGGTAAACGCTTCACCGAGGTCATGGATCAGGCACATCCGGATCACACGATTCATGTCGTATCCCCGAAATTCTTCCTCCCCCGAAAGCAGCATCGCCAGCAGCGAAATCCGATAGCTGTGATCTGCGACACTCTCCTGCCGTTCCGCCGTGATCCAGTTATGCCGGGTATTCTCCCGAAGCTTCCCTGCCACCCTGAGAATCTCCAGCAGCTTTTCCGCATCCATCGCTTCTTTTTCCTTTCCCTCCGCCAAGCGTCAGAAGTCCACCGCTTCCTTATCCGGCTCCACCTTTGTGCTCCTCTCTCCGCCAAGCATCAGAAGTCCGACCGGCATCCTCCGCAGCCGAATGATACCATCCTCATTCAGCCAAATAGCATCATCAATCGATCGATTGACATCATACTTCATATGAATGCTATCCAAGCTCTAAGCTCTAAGGAAAGGCTGATTGATTCATGGCGCACGTGCCATGGGCGTGATGCCCGTAAAAGCGTGCAGAACGCCGGTACTTAATGAACACGAATGACCTCTTCACAGCAGGATCTCATACCTGTCTCTGCCGCGTTCCTTCGCCTGATACAGCGCCGTGTCTGCACGCTTCAGCAGTTCTTCATAGTCCTTCTCCCCCTGCCGAAGCGCCGTGAAGCCAATCGAGCAGGTAATGCGGAAGCGCTGCCCCTTCGCGCTGACCTCGATATCGCGAACTGCCGCGAGGATCTTGTCACCGATCCGCCCGATGCCCTCCGTTCTGCTGCCGGTGAAGATCCCGACAAATTCGTCTCCTCCAAAGCGGCTGATCGTATCCGTCGTCCGGATCACGCTCTTCACCGCCTTCACGAACGCACAGAGCGCTGCATCTCCTGCCTCATGCCCATAGAGATCATTTACCGTCTTGAAGCGGTCGATATCCGCCACCATTACAATCACCGCATTCTCCCCGGGCTTCCTGTGTTCCGTCCGCCCCCGCAGCAGCATCTCCCCATATCTGCGGGAGCCGGCGCCGGTCAGATGATCCAGATTCAGCTCATCCGTAAGCAGCTTCTGCTCCCGGAGATAATGCTCCTGCTCCAGCCTTTTCCGCTGCAGGGACAGGTATACAAAGGCGGATACCAGCAGCAGCTCCAGTCCCGCGGTGCCGAGCAAAATCACCGGGCGGATCCGGCTCCGTGCCGCCTCCGCATAGAAGTCGATATTTTCCAGATTGACGCCCATGCAGATCACCCAGCCATAGTCCGCATAAAGCTTGGAGTAAATGAGCTTCCTGCCGATCTCCGCGGAGCGCAGGCGCAGGAAATCGCATTCCTGAAAAAGTGCACCGCTCTTCTTTACGCCCTCCAGCGCGATGAGGTTGGAGGGCTTACCGCAGGCATCCCTCGTCTCGGTGGAGAGCAGCGTCCCCTCCATATTTTTCTGCGCCGGGTGAACGATGCGAACCGCGAAGCCATCGCCGCCCTCGTAGTTCAAAATCTCATTCACCCATACATAGGTATCGTCCTCATAGACCTCGCGGTACGCCCTGCGCTTCAGCTCCCGCAGGAGCCGCCCGCGGAGCGCCTCCTCGCTCTCCTCCGGATAAAGCGTCCGGAATGCATTCTCCCGGTCTCTCAGCATACCGATATAGCTCTCCACCGTCCGCTCCAGCTGCTGCTTCTGCAGCTCCACCGCATCGGAATATGCGATCTCCGCCACACTGCCGACCAGCCAGCGGTACTCGCAGAAGGTAAGCGCGAAAACCAGAACACTCAGCAGAAACAGGCGAAGCAGTCCCCCTCGCTGCTTTTTCAGAAGCTTCCGTAGTTTCTTCCACATTGCTCTCCTCTGACCTATATTTCATTTCTCTCAATGCTGTCGGCGAAGGGCAATCCGGCAGGGCAGCGCCGATCGCTGCTTCCCAAAAGCCCCCGCATCACTTATTTCCCTGCATAGCGAGAGGACGGCAGGGCTTCTCCCCTGCCATCCTCTCTATATGTGATATCAGGGGAAAAGCCCAAGTCCATAAGCAGCCTGCTGCCCCGACATCCTGTTTATTCCGGATAAATGAGACGCTGCCTGTCAATATCGCAGAGCGTCTTCTCCAGATACCGCCTCGCGTACCATTTCGCCATCGGGAGATTCATATCAAGATAATTCCCGCAGTCCCTCGGACTCGCTCCCGGGATCTCCCCCACGAAGTCCCGGATGAACTCGAAGCAGCCGATCAGGAGCGGAACAATCTCAGCAGAATGCAGCGCACCCGCAAGCAGCAGATAGAAGCCTGTCCTGCAGCCCATCGGGCCGAAGTAAAGCACACGCTCTCCCCACTCCGGCTCATTCCGGAGATAGGTCGCCGCCAGATGCTCTATCGCGTGGAGCGCGGCACTGTCCATCACCGGTTCCCGGTTCGGCGCTGTCAGACGGAGATCAAAGGTCGTGACTGTCTCCGCGCCGATCGGATCCCTCCGAGAGACATAGACACCCGGCTCCAGCAGCAGGTGGTTAATTGTGAAGCTCGTGATCTTCTCCATCAGGCTTCTCCGTCCCCGCTCTCTGTCTTCGTCTCCGGTTCCGCTGTGATTTTCTCCGGCGAAGAAGCTTCCTCCTTTAATGCAGCCTTCCCCGATGCAGGCTCGTCCTTCCGGGCAGCTTCGTCAGTTCCGCTTTCCCTCTTCGGTTCTGCGCTGTCCTGATAGAACTCCACCTCGATGTCCTCGTCTGCGAGATCCTCATCCTCGGCATCCGGCGTGCCGGCGAAGCGGCTATCCAGGCTCTCCTTCACCGCGCGGTAGGCATCCCTTCCTGCATCCACGGCGAGGTTCTTCGTATCAATTGCGAGATTCTTCGCCGCATAGCCGAGATCCTTCGCCACAGCCTTCAGGTCCTCGCTTGTCCGAGAGTTCCTGAGCGTCGTATACGAGCGCTTCGCGCTGTCCTTCACCTCGGATGCGGAATCCAGCACATCCGTGAAGTCCCGGTCTACCGCATCTGAAAATTTCTTGTACTTATAAAGGTACGAAACTGTGCCTGCGGCAGCGCCGACCAATGCAGACAGCGCCAGAAGCGCGCCCAATCCTCT encodes:
- a CDS encoding HD domain-containing protein, with translation MDAEKLLEILRVAGKLRENTRHNWITAERQESVADHSYRISLLAMLLSGEEEFRGYDMNRVIRMCLIHDLGEAFTGDIPTFNKTEEDAEKEASVMERWVGDFPEPQRTEWRALLSEMGKLSSREAKLYKALDRLEAVISHNEADIRSWLPLEYELQKRYGEEDVQFSPYLRRLKAAIDAWTDRKIREEA
- a CDS encoding sensor domain-containing diguanylate cyclase, whose product is MWKKLRKLLKKQRGGLLRLFLLSVLVFALTFCEYRWLVGSVAEIAYSDAVELQKQQLERTVESYIGMLRDRENAFRTLYPEESEEALRGRLLRELKRRAYREVYEDDTYVWVNEILNYEGGDGFAVRIVHPAQKNMEGTLLSTETRDACGKPSNLIALEGVKKSGALFQECDFLRLRSAEIGRKLIYSKLYADYGWVICMGVNLENIDFYAEAARSRIRPVILLGTAGLELLLVSAFVYLSLQRKRLEQEHYLREQKLLTDELNLDHLTGAGSRRYGEMLLRGRTEHRKPGENAVIVMVADIDRFKTVNDLYGHEAGDAALCAFVKAVKSVIRTTDTISRFGGDEFVGIFTGSRTEGIGRIGDKILAAVRDIEVSAKGQRFRITCSIGFTALRQGEKDYEELLKRADTALYQAKERGRDRYEILL
- a CDS encoding sodium-dependent transporter; this encodes MNEKKSSFSGQLGFVMAAAGSAVGVGNLWRFPYLAAKDGGGLFILIYLLLVVSFGFTLLTSDLAIGRRTKKSAIRAYAAMVPEWRFLGILTFLVPVLIMTYYAVIGGWISRYIVVYLAGEGRAAADSGFFGSFLSSPTASLFFALLFMALTSWIVYFGVEGGIERVSRFCMPLLLLMVLGIALFVLSLRTAAEDGSVRTGFSGLLQYLRPNLAGLTLPRFLQILLDAMSQLFFSLSVSMGIMITYGSYVKPEVNLGHSVLQIELFDTVVALLAGAMIIPAIYVFSGTEGMGAGPSLMFVSLPKVFYAMGRAGTLIGLLFFLMAALATLTSCISVLESITANCMELFHSGRKRTTLVLTGIYMAASAVIALGYSVFYVEVKLPNGSVGQLLDIMDYISNSVMMPFISLLSCILIGWVVGPQWIIREMESSGHPFGRKRLYAAMIRYVAPFIMLILFLKSIV
- a CDS encoding S-ribosylhomocysteine lyase, giving the protein MEKITSFTINHLLLEPGVYVSRRDPIGAETVTTFDLRLTAPNREPVMDSAALHAIEHLAATYLRNEPEWGERVLYFGPMGCRTGFYLLLAGALHSAEIVPLLIGCFEFIRDFVGEIPGASPRDCGNYLDMNLPMAKWYARRYLEKTLCDIDRQRLIYPE
- a CDS encoding helix-turn-helix domain-containing protein produces the protein MKELSQHIGSRIRMYRRVQGMSLQELAARIHKSRASVSKYENGEVVLDVETLYEISRALHVELCQLTDLMPPQEKPPVAKPLPLSGRKSPFYEAKRLYFYFYDGRYRRLKDGIIDIFPSRTKPGSTEASFSISSITGSGRSSESLYSGSVTYSDMLIRFSFVNQLNPLEEDLLYIFNPLELRDYSEGLLCGISSADFMPCAFKCLVTLSPQEADRALRQQLMITTKDVNRWKKLNMMLIDNHGN
- a CDS encoding ATP-binding protein gives rise to the protein MGYLAKEISLSELEAMEPGSYRLIDVREEEDFQSGKLPDAVRVDLIAIADGTHRLPKDRKLVLYCKYGTLSLQAAEALCEQGYEAYSLAGGYGKWLLQQLHRDLDSETRREEIEKSLRKKFRKSIFTPFAKAINDYKLLREGDRVAVCISGGKDSMLMAKLFQELRRHNKFPFELCFLCMDPGYNADNRRIIEQNATLLGIPLSFFETDIFDAVYDIPDSPCYVCARMRRGHLYHKARELGCNKIALGHHFDDVIETTLMGMLYSGQFQTMMPKLHSTNFEGMELIRPLYYVREEDIKHWRDYNHLNFIQCACRFTDTCTTCHTDGTTSSKRLETKKLIRELRKSNPFVEKNIFRSTENVSLNTVLGIKKDGVKHSFLEWYE